The following proteins come from a genomic window of Crassostrea angulata isolate pt1a10 chromosome 1, ASM2561291v2, whole genome shotgun sequence:
- the LOC128189493 gene encoding perlucin-like protein has product MTQLYFLLLVVLLAEQGRPQGTNNCRTGWKFFQESCYHFGSQKATWPEAEAYCWSMNSRLVEIETEAESNYLESQLRTIHQHASDSGVDQNEVSYWLGGNDIEIEGVFKWVKSDQPLTYADWSPGQPDDANGEDCMELRGAFQYHWNDLPCNIPHHFICEAAAFEANTIIGK; this is encoded by the exons ATGACGCAGCTTTATTTCCTTCTTTTGGTAGTTTTATTAGCGGAGCAAG gcCGTCCACAAGGAACAAATAACTGTCGGACAGGATGGAAATTTTTCCAAGAGAGTTGTTATCATTTTGGTTCTCAGAAGGCTACTTGGCCAGAAGCAGAG GCATACTGCTGGAGCATGAACTCTCGGCTAGTTGAAATTGAAACAGAAGCAGAAAGCAATTACCTGGAGTCACAGCTTAGAACAATACATCAACACG CATCAGATTCAGGTGTAGACCAAAACGAGGTTTCCTACTGGCTAGGAGGAAATGACATAGAAATTGAGGGAGTGTTCAAATGGGTCAAATCTGACCAGCCACTCACGTACGCGGACTGGAGCCCGGGTCAGCCTGATGACGCTAATGGCGAGGACTGTATGGAACTGAGGGGGGCGTTCCAGTACCACTGGAATGACCTCCCTTGTAACATTCCCCACCACTTCATTTGCGAAGCGGC AGCATTTGAAGCAAATACCATAATAGGAAAGTGA